The following are encoded in a window of Sinomonas cyclohexanicum genomic DNA:
- a CDS encoding Sir2 family NAD-dependent protein deacetylase, with protein MNPFEHPAVAGAHAAALRSIAREVTETAEPQQPDVAREGILGMLRDGGVLALTGAGVSTASGIPDYRGPQGSWRKHRPMTYQEFRHDAAARHRYWARSYIGWRHLHRAEPNRAHRILADLEGRGSVAGVVTQNVDGLHAAAGTRRLVALHGDLDKVVCLNCGNVEGRTNLDERLAQANPGYAEAVAHDPATVNPDGDVELDAHWVARFIMVPCLVCGSDMLKPDVVYFGESVPLERKERATAMLASARSLLVLGSSLAVMSGFRFVLDAVRDGKPVGIVNQGPSRGDSRAQWRWRTEVGGALEELSALL; from the coding sequence CTGAACCCGTTCGAGCACCCGGCCGTCGCCGGTGCGCACGCGGCCGCGTTGCGGTCGATCGCGCGCGAGGTGACAGAGACCGCGGAACCGCAGCAGCCCGACGTCGCCCGTGAGGGGATCCTCGGGATGCTGCGCGACGGGGGAGTGCTGGCGCTGACCGGAGCGGGCGTGTCCACTGCGTCGGGGATCCCGGACTATCGCGGCCCGCAGGGCTCGTGGCGCAAGCATCGGCCCATGACGTACCAGGAGTTCCGCCACGACGCGGCGGCCCGCCACCGGTACTGGGCCCGCAGCTACATCGGCTGGCGGCATCTCCATCGTGCCGAGCCGAACCGCGCCCACCGGATCCTCGCCGATCTCGAGGGGCGGGGCTCCGTGGCCGGCGTCGTGACCCAGAACGTGGACGGCCTGCACGCCGCCGCGGGGACGAGGCGACTGGTGGCGCTGCACGGCGACCTCGACAAGGTGGTGTGCCTCAACTGCGGCAACGTCGAGGGGCGCACCAATCTCGACGAGCGTCTCGCCCAGGCCAACCCGGGCTATGCCGAGGCCGTCGCCCACGACCCCGCGACGGTCAACCCGGACGGAGACGTCGAGCTCGATGCGCACTGGGTCGCGCGGTTCATCATGGTGCCGTGCCTCGTGTGCGGGTCCGACATGCTCAAGCCCGATGTCGTGTACTTCGGCGAGAGCGTCCCGCTCGAACGCAAGGAACGGGCGACGGCGATGCTCGCCTCCGCGCGCAGCCTCCTCGTGCTGGGGTCGTCCCTGGCGGTCATGAGCGGCTTCCGGTTCGTTCTGGATGCGGTCCGGGACGGCAAGCCGGTGGGGATCGTCAACCAGGGCCCGTCCCGAGGCGACTCGCGGGCGCAATGGCGCTGGCGCACCGAGGTGGGCGGGGCCCTCGAGGAGCTCTCGGCGCTCCTGTGA
- the clpB gene encoding ATP-dependent chaperone ClpB produces the protein MDVKFTTKSQEALSAAAMNASTAGNPQIEPAHLLKALMDQREGVAVALLRATGADPDAVSVAASTAIKALPSSSGSTVAQAQLSRQGLQVVQASQQQAEQMGDSFVSTEHLLLGLAADGGPAGAALRDNGAALESLKAALPGVRGDRKVDSPDPENTFQALEKYGTDLTAVARSGKLDPVIGRDSEIRRVIQVLSRRTKNNPVLIGEPGVGKTAVVEGLAQRIVAGDVPESLRGKTLISLDLGSMVAGAKYRGEFEERLKAVLEEIKASEGQIVTFIDEIHTVVGAGATGDSSMDAGNMLKPMLARGELRLIGATTLDEYRENIEKDAALERRFQQVFVGEPSVDDTIAILRGLKERYEAHHKVAIADSALVAAATLSNRYISGRQLPDKAIDLVDEAASRLRMEIDSAPEEIDQLRRAVDRLTMEELALEGETDAASVERLAALREDMADRKEELSALNARWEAEKAGLNRVGELKAKLDELRSLADKAQREGDLGEASRILYGEIPTLERELAEANEVATAAEQGTAGKSTMVAEEVTADDIAEVISAWTGIPAGRMLQGESQKLLHMEEELGKRLIGQAKAVAAVSDAVRRARAGISDPNRPTGSFLFLGPTGVGKTELAKALADFLFDDERAMVRIDMSEYSEKHAVARLVGAPPGYVGYEEGGQLTEAVRRRPYSVILLDEVEKAHPEVFDILLQVLDDGRLTDGQGRTVDFRNVILVLTSNLGSQFLVDPELSESSKREAVMSVVNASFKPEFLNRLDDVIMFDALSVDELSRIVELQVASLQSRLTERRLTLEVTDAARAWLAMAGYDPAYGARPLRRLVQREIGDRLAREILAGEIGDGDTVLVDVADVNVDLKDLSGATSGLSVTRKVPAVQ, from the coding sequence TTGGACGTCAAATTCACTACCAAGAGCCAGGAGGCGCTCTCCGCGGCCGCCATGAACGCCTCGACGGCGGGCAATCCGCAGATCGAGCCCGCGCACCTCCTCAAAGCGCTCATGGACCAGCGCGAGGGCGTCGCCGTCGCGCTCCTGCGGGCCACGGGAGCGGACCCGGACGCCGTGAGCGTCGCGGCCAGCACGGCCATCAAGGCCCTACCGTCGAGCTCCGGCAGCACTGTGGCCCAGGCGCAGCTCAGCCGCCAGGGTCTCCAGGTCGTCCAGGCCTCCCAGCAGCAGGCGGAACAGATGGGGGACTCGTTCGTCTCCACCGAGCACCTCCTGCTCGGACTCGCGGCCGACGGCGGTCCGGCCGGCGCGGCGCTGCGTGACAACGGGGCGGCGCTCGAGTCGCTCAAGGCGGCGCTCCCCGGCGTGCGCGGCGACCGCAAGGTGGACTCCCCGGACCCCGAGAACACGTTCCAGGCGCTCGAGAAGTACGGCACGGACCTTACCGCCGTTGCGCGCTCCGGCAAGCTCGACCCGGTGATCGGGCGCGACTCCGAGATCCGCCGCGTCATCCAGGTCCTCTCCCGCCGCACCAAGAACAACCCGGTGCTGATCGGCGAGCCCGGCGTCGGCAAGACCGCCGTCGTCGAGGGCCTCGCCCAGCGGATCGTCGCCGGGGACGTGCCCGAGAGCCTGAGGGGCAAGACCCTCATCTCCCTCGACCTCGGCTCGATGGTCGCGGGCGCCAAGTACCGCGGCGAGTTCGAGGAGAGGCTCAAGGCGGTCCTCGAGGAGATCAAGGCCTCGGAGGGCCAGATCGTCACGTTCATCGACGAGATCCACACGGTGGTCGGCGCCGGTGCGACGGGCGACTCGTCCATGGATGCCGGCAACATGCTCAAGCCCATGCTGGCCCGCGGCGAGCTGCGCCTCATCGGCGCCACGACGCTGGACGAGTACCGCGAGAACATCGAGAAGGACGCCGCCCTCGAGCGCCGCTTCCAGCAGGTGTTCGTGGGGGAGCCGAGCGTTGACGACACGATCGCGATCCTCCGCGGCCTCAAGGAGCGCTACGAGGCGCACCACAAGGTGGCCATCGCCGACTCCGCGCTCGTGGCCGCCGCGACCCTGTCCAACCGGTACATCTCCGGCCGCCAGCTCCCCGACAAGGCCATCGACCTCGTCGACGAGGCCGCGTCCCGGCTGAGGATGGAGATCGACTCGGCGCCCGAGGAGATCGACCAGCTGCGCCGCGCCGTCGACCGCCTCACGATGGAGGAGCTCGCCCTCGAGGGCGAGACCGACGCCGCGAGCGTCGAGCGGCTTGCCGCCCTCCGCGAAGACATGGCGGACAGGAAGGAGGAGCTCTCGGCGCTCAACGCCCGGTGGGAGGCCGAGAAGGCCGGCCTGAATCGGGTGGGCGAGCTCAAGGCGAAGCTGGACGAGCTGCGCTCCCTCGCGGACAAGGCCCAGCGCGAGGGCGATCTCGGCGAAGCCTCCCGCATCCTCTACGGCGAGATCCCCACGCTCGAGCGCGAGCTCGCCGAGGCGAATGAGGTGGCCACCGCCGCTGAGCAGGGCACCGCGGGCAAGTCCACGATGGTCGCCGAGGAAGTCACCGCGGACGACATCGCCGAGGTCATCTCGGCGTGGACCGGCATCCCCGCCGGCCGCATGCTCCAGGGCGAGAGCCAGAAGCTCCTGCACATGGAGGAAGAGCTCGGCAAGCGCCTCATCGGCCAGGCCAAGGCGGTTGCCGCGGTCTCCGACGCCGTGCGGCGGGCCCGGGCCGGCATCAGCGACCCGAACCGGCCCACCGGCTCGTTCCTCTTCCTCGGTCCCACCGGCGTGGGCAAGACCGAGCTCGCCAAGGCCCTCGCGGACTTCCTGTTCGACGACGAGCGCGCCATGGTGCGCATCGACATGTCCGAGTATTCGGAGAAGCACGCCGTGGCCCGGCTTGTCGGTGCCCCTCCGGGATACGTGGGGTACGAGGAGGGCGGCCAGCTGACCGAGGCCGTGCGCCGCAGGCCGTACTCGGTGATCCTGCTCGATGAGGTCGAGAAGGCGCACCCGGAGGTCTTCGACATCCTCCTTCAGGTGCTCGACGACGGCCGTCTCACGGACGGCCAGGGCCGCACCGTGGACTTCCGCAACGTGATCCTCGTGCTGACCTCGAACCTCGGCAGCCAGTTCCTCGTGGACCCCGAGCTGAGCGAGTCCTCGAAGCGCGAGGCCGTCATGAGCGTGGTCAACGCCTCGTTCAAGCCCGAGTTCCTCAACCGGCTCGACGACGTGATCATGTTCGACGCGCTGTCCGTGGACGAGCTGTCGCGGATCGTGGAGCTTCAGGTCGCGTCGCTCCAGTCGCGGCTCACGGAGCGCCGGCTCACCCTCGAGGTGACCGACGCCGCCCGGGCCTGGCTCGCGATGGCCGGCTACGACCCCGCCTACGGCGCGCGGCCGCTGCGGCGGCTCGTGCAGCGCGAGATCGGGGACCGGCTCGCGCGGGAGATCCTCGCCGGGGAGATCGGCGACGGCGACACCGTTCTCGTCGACGTCGCCGACGTGAACGTGGACCTGAAGGACCTGTCCGGTGCCACGAGCGGCCTGAGCGTCACGCGCAAGGTGCCCGCCGTCCAGTAG
- a CDS encoding DUF3073 domain-containing protein, with product MGRGRQKAKATKQARDIKYYSPSTDYRALERELGSQGGHSSHRYTDDSEPDYSEYEDKYGDQFADDDDDEDSRRIG from the coding sequence ATGGGGCGCGGCCGTCAAAAGGCTAAGGCAACCAAGCAGGCCCGGGACATCAAGTACTACAGCCCGAGCACTGACTATCGAGCTCTCGAGCGCGAACTCGGCTCGCAGGGTGGCCATTCTTCTCACCGGTACACCGATGACTCCGAGCCGGATTACTCGGAGTACGAGGACAAGTACGGGGATCAGTTTGCCGATGATGACGATGACGAGGACTCCCGCCGGATCGGTTGA
- a CDS encoding septum formation family protein: MAVGLIIWGIAALAGAGKPKAAVESTAYAKGDCFADFDAAATSGNKVDCAEAHSAQLVGVENAPADEAYPGRDALEQRASQLCKTSDITLPDDTSHLKQRSAYPSQDGWQGGDRRMDCYVVTTDGNTLTASLLH; encoded by the coding sequence GTGGCCGTCGGCCTGATCATCTGGGGCATCGCCGCGCTGGCCGGCGCCGGGAAGCCCAAGGCCGCGGTGGAGTCGACCGCATACGCGAAGGGCGACTGCTTCGCCGACTTCGACGCCGCCGCCACGTCCGGGAACAAGGTCGACTGCGCCGAGGCCCACTCGGCGCAGCTCGTGGGCGTCGAGAACGCCCCGGCCGACGAGGCATATCCCGGCCGCGACGCCCTCGAGCAGCGCGCCAGCCAGCTGTGCAAGACGTCCGACATCACCCTTCCGGACGACACGAGCCACCTCAAGCAGCGCTCCGCGTACCCGAGCCAGGACGGGTGGCAGGGCGGTGACCGCCGCATGGACTGCTATGTGGTGACCACTGACGGGAACACGCTCACCGCGTCGCTCCTCCACTGA